The DNA region TCTCGGTCTCGCGCCGCCGCCGTGACGTGAACACGACAACACCCGCGACCAGCACCGCGCCGACGACATTCAACGGCAGATTCAACGGGATGAAGCAAAGCGCGCCGCCGGCGATCAGCACCGGATAGAGCCAGAGCGGCAAAGGCCCTTCGGAATAGCGCTGGATCATCGCGGTCAGTGAATAGATCCCGAACAGGGCGAAGCCGCCGATCTGGATGCTTTCCCAGAAACCTGCGCCGATCAGTGGCGTGAAGGCGAACAACAGCACGATGATGTAGAGCCCCTTGGCGATTTTCCAGGCCTCGACACCCGTTGCCATGGGGGGCGACTTCGCGATTCCGGCGGCGGTGAAGGCAGCGAGGCAGACGGGCGGCGTCACGTTTGAATCCTGGCTCAGCCAGAACACGATCAGATGCGCGGTCAACAGAAACACCGTCAGCGTTTCGGCGTCGATCAGGGCAGGACGGATGACCAATGCGAGTTCGAAGGGCATGCCGCTGACGAGCTCCTTTGCGGCCTCGAGACTCATCCCTTGGGTAACATTCGCTACATGTGGTGAATCGATCAGCGCGAACATGGCCGCCTGGGCCGGGTCGGAGATGCCGTTGACCAGCATGTCCACGAGGATTCCGTCGGCCAGAAGGCCGGCGAGCGCCGGCGCCGACAGGATTGACAGCACGATGTAGGCAGCGGTCACCGGCAGCCCCATGCCCAGAACCAGGGACACGATTGCGATCAGGATGACCGCGATCAGGACCGATCCCTGGGACCATTGGGCGATCATCAGCGCGAAGCCGTTGCCGAGACCCGAAGTGGTTACGGCGTTGTTGATCAGCCCGACCGTGACCAGCAGCACGGCGGTCATGATCGAGGTCTTGATACCGAGGACGAGCGCCCGGGAGATTCTGCGCGGGCCCATGCGGTTGGGCGTGATCCAGCTGACGACGATGAGCGTGCCGATCGCGAAACAGGCCGCGAAGCTGGGCGTTCGCCCGCTCACCAGCATGTAGGTCATAATGCCGAGCGGGAGCACGAAATTGAGCGCGCCACCCCAGAGTTTCGGCCAATCGACGGCGGCGATCTGCTCGGTGCCGATCCGGTGCTTCATGGATTCGACGCGGACCATGAAGCCGACGGACATGAAATACAGGATGGCGGGAATGATCGAAACAATCACGATGGTGCTGTAGGCGATGCCCGTGAACGACACCATGACGAAGGCGCCCGCGCCCATGATCGGCGGCATCATCTGGCCGCCCGTCGAAGCGGAAGCCTCGACCCCGGCGGCGAACTTGGCGCGAAAACCGTTCGCCTTCATCAGCGGGATCGTGATGATCCCCGTAGACGCGGTGTTGGCGACGGCCGATCCGGAGATGGTGCCGGTGAGTGCCGACGAAATGATCGCAACGAAGGCCGCGCCGCCGCGAAAACGTCCGGCGATGATCTTGGACAGCTCGATGACGAAGTCCGATGCGCCCGAAACGACCAGAAAGGCGCCGAAAATCATGAAAAGGGTAATGTTGGCCGACGAGATGGTCGCGATGATCCCGAGCATTCCCTCATCATTGTACAGCGAGCGGAACAGTACGTCGCTCAAGGGCAGGCTGGCGGCGCGGAATACGC from Alphaproteobacteria bacterium includes:
- a CDS encoding TRAP transporter fused permease subunit is translated as MSQTPLPGMVDAAAIEIEPEEPVRGFRDGVVDLDYSLAHLGRYWITLLAICAFGLWHVGTNLFWNEPGLWQNAIHYGGFGFLGFVTSATFKRHAEKPWSIGLDLVLGILVAASAAWIAGAETGLYTRTLAETGLPWQFTPIDWAAGIIMIVAAIELTRRMTGWIIPVLVIVSLSYILFLGEVLPGVFRAASLPLSDVLFRSLYNDEGMLGIIATISSANITLFMIFGAFLVVSGASDFVIELSKIIAGRFRGGAAFVAIISSALTGTISGSAVANTASTGIITIPLMKANGFRAKFAAGVEASASTGGQMMPPIMGAGAFVMVSFTGIAYSTIVIVSIIPAILYFMSVGFMVRVESMKHRIGTEQIAAVDWPKLWGGALNFVLPLGIMTYMLVSGRTPSFAACFAIGTLIVVSWITPNRMGPRRISRALVLGIKTSIMTAVLLVTVGLINNAVTTSGLGNGFALMIAQWSQGSVLIAVILIAIVSLVLGMGLPVTAAYIVLSILSAPALAGLLADGILVDMLVNGISDPAQAAMFALIDSPHVANVTQGMSLEAAKELVSGMPFELALVIRPALIDAETLTVFLLTAHLIVFWLSQDSNVTPPVCLAAFTAAGIAKSPPMATGVEAWKIAKGLYIIVLLFAFTPLIGAGFWESIQIGGFALFGIYSLTAMIQRYSEGPLPLWLYPVLIAGGALCFIPLNLPLNVVGAVLVAGVVVFTSRRRRETEIVDAI